The sequence below is a genomic window from Fibrobacter sp..
AGAGACTGTCTCCTGTTTGCTGCCATACAGTTCGCCTTGCAACAAATTCCTGTTCTGTTTCAAGATCTTCCTTGGGATTCAAACGGGGATAGGAATCCAGAAACCGAGTTAACAGGACCTCGCGTTCCTTATCCGTATTCTCAATTCGTTCCTCAATAATTTGGATGCGACGTTCATACTCATCCACATGCTTGGAGGTTGGCTTCAGCAAGACATCCAAGTCTATTTCACCTTCCGCAGAGAAGGGACTTACGTTTCCATTTCCGGAGGCCATAGCATCTGCCAGCACCTGACTTTGAATTTCAACGATTTTCTTGTAGATGACTTCGCACTCGTTTTTGTACATCAAGTAACCAGCAATCTGGCCTTCCACCTTAGACTTGACGAATGCGTCGTAGTCCGCTTTTCTGGATTCATAATCAGCAAGTTTTTCAAACTCCCCCTTGGGTTCCAAAGGAGGCAAACTGGAAACAACGGTATTGGTAACTTTCTGGATTTGCGCATCCACGGCCGCGATACTATCGGCAACCATTTTTAGACGACTGGAATATTCATTGAAACTTTCACAATTTCGAACAGCCAGGTCAGCAAGAGTGGCGGATTGCACCGACACTGTCAACAAAACAACGCAAAACAAGGAATACAGTAACTTCATATTGTAAACCAATCGATACAATACGAATATAAAACAAAAAATCCCTTTTGTATAAGGGATAAAAAAAAATAATGCGGATTGAGCTTTAAATCAGGGGTTTTCCTGGTAAACAGCCCACATTTCTGCGGGAATGGCCATGGGACGGCCCCTGGTCATGTCCATAAAGACCCAGGTTGTCTCAGATTCGAAGATGACCTTGCCATCGGATGCTCGAACAAACTGGCTTTTACGAAGACTGGCCAACTTGCTCATGCCATCCACCCAGGTAGTCCCGATAATTTCATCATCAAGGAACGCCTGATTCTTGTATTCAATGTGCTGGGTACGGATCATCCAGCCTGCGCCAAGCTGACGCATCAGGGCCATGCCACCCTTTTCCTCGGAATGGGCTATGGCAATGTCCTGGATCCACTGTACAGACCATACGTTGTTGAAATGCTTGTTATCATCGATCATCTCGGGAGTAACCTTGAAGCTCTTCGTAAACTTCATGGCCTTGGGATTTTCTTCGAAAGCAATTGCCATTTGCTACCTCAGGGAATCAATCAACGTGGGAAGTGCGGTTTCAAACTTGACACCATACCAGTGGGATTCTTCGTCTCCATAGGTATTCTCGATACTCTTCAACGTAAAGTCTGCAGCAATCTTGACAGCTTCCATCTTGGACTTGCCTCGCATAATACAGCCTGTAAAAGCAGAGGCGTAAAGGTCTCCGGTACCATGGCACCACATGGACACCTTCTTGTGCTCATAATGTTCAAGCACCCCGTTTTCAAACACTGCAACACCGGTATAGCCATCTCTGAAGCCAATGCCGGTCATGACAATGCACTTGGCACCCAAATCACAAAGACGCTTGCAAAGTTCGGTAATCAAGGTTCTGTCGTAGACTTCCGTATATTCCATGCCAGTCAGGAAGCAGGCCTCGGAGATATTGGGCAGAAGCACATCGGCTTCGGCGCAGAGGCGCTTCATGGCTTCAACGAACTTCATGTCAAAACCGGCGTAAAGCTTGCCCGCATCGGCCAAAACCGGATCCACGATGCGTAAGGAGCCCGGGTTACCTGTCGTGGCCATGATTTCACGGACAATGTCCACCTGGCGAACGCTTCCAAGATAGCCTGTATAGAAAGCGTCGAACTTGATTCCCTCCCGAACCCAGTGGTCCCTGATCGGCAGCATGTCGTCGGTCAAGTCGCGGAAGGTGTAGCCGCGGAAACGGCCCGTATGAGTGCTAAGAACAGCGGACGGCATCACCGCGGTCTCAATACCGCAGGCGGATATCACCGGCAAAGCTACGGTAGAAGAACATTGCCCGAAGCAGGATATATCCTGAATGGTTAGAACACGCTTATACATGGTTACAAATGTAGTAATATCATCAAGCAAAATTCGCGAATAATCAGGCTTTCATCGTCAATGAGACTCGTCCCCTAATACTCCAATATGAAATGAAAAATCCATTTTATTTTAAGGTTTTTGGCAACAATCAAAAAATGTTTTACTTATATTTATATTGATTAAAATTGGAGTTTACACATGGAATGGAATGATTTTACCAGTTTGACGTCTGACGATATGCAGGCTATCTGGAACTTCACGACCAAGGACCCGTTCTCGATCCTCGGCATTCACCCCCTGAATACCGACAAGGGCGTAAAGACCGTTATCCGCACCTATCAGCCCCAGGCAAGCTTTATCCGTGGCGAATCCTGCGACGGCGAATTCGAATTTGACTTTATGAAGATTGGCGATACAGGCTTCTTTGAAGCAATCCTTGACAAGGAATACGAGCCCTTCTTCTACAATCTGATTATCCGTCAGAACGACGGTAACGAATATACGCTTACCGACCCATACGCATTCCTTCCGGTGCTGTCCGACTTTGACCGTCACTTGATCAGCGCAGGAACTCACTACGAACTTTACCGCAAGCTGGGCGCCAACCTGGTTGAACACCAGGGCTTCAAGGGCATCCACTTCGCCGTATGGGCTCCCAACGCACAGGCCGTATCCGTCATCGGTAACTTCAACAGCTGGGACGGCCGCCGCCACCAGATGCGCATGCTTGGCTCCAGCGGCATTTGGGAAATCTTCATCCCGAACCTGGGCGAAGGCGAACTTTACCGTTTCGAAATCCACGGCGCCGACGGCCACCTCCACGTGAAGGTGGACCCGCTGGCAAAGCTTTCCGAAGTGCGCCCGGCAACCGCCTCCATCACCACCCACCTGGATGGTTACGAATGGGGCGACGACCTGTACATGTGGACCCATACCGCTACCAAGGTCTTTGGCAGCCCCATGAACATCTACGAAGTCCACGCCGGCTCCTGGCGTCGCGACCCCGCAGATCCGGATCGTTTCTTGAACTGGGAAGAACTGGCAGAAACCCTCATTCCTTACCTGAAGGAAATGGGCTACACCCATGTGGAATTCCTGCCTCTGGCAGAACACCCGCTGGATGAATCCTGGGGTTACCAGGTTACCGGTTACTACTCCCCCACCAGCCGCTACGGCACTCCCGACCAGTTCCGTAAGTTCGTGGACCTTTGCCACCAGAACGAAATCGGCGTGATCATCGACTGGGTTCCCGCACACTTCCCCAAGGACGCCCACGCCCTTGGCCGCTTCGACGGCACCGCCTGCTATGAACACGCAGACCCCCGCCAGGGCGAACACCCCCACTGGGGCACCTACATCTTTAACCTGGGCCGCAACGAAGTCAAGAACTTCCTTATTGCAAACGCAATGTACTGGCTCAAGGAATTCCACTGCGACGGCCTCCGCGTAGACGCCGTTGCAAGTATGCTGTACCTTGACTACGGTAAGGGCCCCGGCGAATGGGTACCCAACAAGGATGGCGGCAACATCAACTACGACACTCTTGAATTCCTGAAGCACTTGAATTCTGTGATGGGCCGCCTGGCTCCCCACGCAATCCTCATTGCCGAGGAATCCACCAGCTTCCCCAGCATCACCCGTCCTCCTGAACAAGGCGGCCTGGGCTTCCACTACAAGTGGAACATGGGTTGGATGAACGACTTCCTCAGCTACATCCAGCACGAGCCCATCCATCGTAAGTATCACCACAACAGCCTCACCTTCAGCATGGTGTACGCCTACTCCGAAAACTTCATCCAGGTGTTCAGCCACGACGAAGTTGTTCACGGCAAGGGTTCCATGCTGGGCAAGATGCCTGGCGACAACTGGCAGAAGTTTGCAAACCTCCGTTTGACCTACGCCTTCCAGTACGCACATCCGGGCAAGAAGCTGAACTTCATGGGCAACGAATTCGGTCAGTTCCGTGAATGGTGCGAAAAGCGCTCCCTGGACTGGCACCTGGTCAGCTGGGATAGCCACGGCAAGATCCTCGCCATGATGAAGGACTTGAACCACATCTACAAGGACAACGCCCCCTTCTGGGAAATTGACCATTACCATACCGGTTTCGAATGGATCTGGTGCGATGACGCCGACAACTCCATCGTAAGCTTTGTCCGTAAGGATGACCACGGCAACGAAATCCTCTGCGTCTTCAACTTCACTCCGGTGGTCCGCAACGACTATCGTTTGGGCGCCCCCACCAAGGGCAAGTGGAAGGAAATCTTCAATACCGACGCAAGCGCTTACGGTGGCTCCAACGTTGGAAACTTCGGCGAAGTCTGGACACAGGACATTCCCTGGCAGAACCGCGCTCAGAGTCTGAACGTACAGGTCCCGCCCCTGGGAGCCGTATTCTTCAAGCTGGAACGATAAGTTCAAATAGGACAATCGAAGTTAAAAAGGCTTCGCAAAACGCGAGGTCTTTTTTCGCATTCTCATTATAGTTCTTCATTCTCTATAAAGACTGCATTTTAAACCCGCAGTCTTTTATATCAAAAAGAATCCCCCGCATCGCTGCGAGGGATTCTTTAAGCATTTTGCGTTTCGCTAATTACTTGTCGAGAACGATCAAGTTAACAGTGCGCTTGCCAACCTTGACCGGCTTGGACAGGTCAACGTCCTTAGCCTTCTTGGAAGGATCGTTAGCCCAGCCTTCCTTCAGCTTTTCGGAAGTCTTGTCCAAAGTCTGCATCTTGGCCTTGCCCTTGAAGCCAGGGATATCCAGCTTCAATTCGTAATCGCTGTAGGGGCTCTTGTTGATCACGAGGAGGCTCTTCTTCTTACCATTTTCAGTGTAGTAAGTAGTGAGGAGGGATTCCTTGTCACCAGTGATGGTGGTCTTCAGGAGCTTACCGCGGAGAGCGTCAGAAGCCATCTGGAATGCCCAGTAGCTGGGACGCGGGCAGTTCATGCATTCTTCTGCAGAACGGGTCAGGTAACCGTAGTCACCGCCTTCCGGAGTGATGTCGTTGTGGATATCCCAGTACTGAGCGTTGTCAACATTTTCAGTTGCAAGCATACCGAGGTAGTCAGCGACGAACAGGCCGTTTTCGAGAGCGATGGTCTGCGGACCCGGGTTGAAGTCAACAGAGTTCCATTCGGTGAGCCAGAGTTCGATCTTCTTGTCCTTACCCTTAGACCACTTGTCAACAGTCTTGTGCAGACGGCTGTAGATCGGGGTCAGGTCCTGCGGAGCAGAGAGCATTGCGAAGTCGTTTTCTTCACCGAAGTGCTGCGGATAGTGGTGAACGATAAGACCGTCAGCAATATCAGCAGTTTCCTTAAGAACGTTGTCGTTCCAAGCACCATCGAGAACGCCGAGCACAGCAACCTTAATGGTCGGGTCAACCTTCTTCATGGCTTCGATGAACTTACGAGCGCGCTTACCATAAATGGTACCGCCGTCCTTACCATACTTTTCGTAGTACGGATGCCAGTTACCGTAGACTTCGTTACCGATTTCCCAGTACATGATGCCGGCCTTCTTGTCAATGTTGGTGTGCTTGACCCAAGCGGCAGCTTCCTGTTCGGTACCGGAACCGAAGTTCACAGTGAACATAGCGTTAGAACCAGTCTTCTTCAACCATGCGAGGAATTCGTCGGTATCGACCATCCAGTCGTGGTTGTCGAGGATTTCCTTCCAGTGGTCGTCATCAGCACGGAGACCACCCGGGTAACGGATAATGCCGTGGTTGATGCGCTTTGCATATTCCCAAGTCTGGGTCTTGAACTTCTTGTTGTCCAGCATGTCGCCATCCCAAAGGGCAGCGTTGATGCCGAAGAGGCCGCCAGAGATTTCCGGGTTGATGACATCGGAAGAACCCTTAACGTCAACCTTAACAACGGCCGGACGATCAGCCTGCTTGACTTCCTTCTGGTTGGTCAACTTGATGTTGTCGATTTCGAAGGAACCATTGGAGCCTTCTCCACCCGGCTTGAAGTCGAGGGAAACGACACCCTTCAGGTCGAACACGCCGTTTTCCTTAGCGGTAGGCGGCTGGTAGTACGGGAACTTGCTGAAGGTACGGAACGGAACGATCACAGTGGTACGACCGCGAGGTACACCAGTGTTGGAAACGAAGAGTTCGTTACCAGCGTCGCCGATCTGAACGGTGATGGACTGCCATGCACGTTCAGAGTAGACGTCGAACATAATGCCCCAGTGGTTGGTCCAGTCACGACCCTTAGCGTCGTGGTTTGCACCATTCTTGGTGAAGTCGAGAACGAAGTCAACCCAGTCGGACATTTCGAAATGCTTGATGAAGAGGGAATTGCCATCGAGCTTTGCAGACTTGAACGGCATTTCGATTTCGGCCTTGGACTTAGGACCGAAGGAGGGTTCCCACTTATCCTTAGCAAACTTGCCTTCGAAGTCGGAGATGACCATGTCCGGAGCCTTGGACTTCCAGTTGTCCCACTTGATATCCGGGTCAACCCAGTCGATGGTTTCGGTGAAGGTAATCTGGTCGACGAAGATGGTCACAGGAGCCGGCTTACCCGGTTCACCCTGGTTTTCGCCCTTACCAACAGAGAAGCGGATTTCCTGGATCTTGTTCCACTGGATATCCTTAGCAACTTCGGCCTGCTTGTTAGCGTCCCAAGCCTTACCCTTGTCGCCGAACTTCTTCAGAGGAATCTTGACCAGCTTCCAATCGGTACCAACCTTGGAGCCTTCGATCCAGTCGTTCAGGCTAATCTTGGTCTGGCTCTTGATATCGTTGCCCTGGTTGTCCAGGATACCAACGTATACCTTTTCGCCACCGAGCTTACCCTTGATCCAGAAGTAGAGACCACCCTTGTTACGGACCTTGGACAAGTCGATGTACTTGCCTTCGCCCAGAGAGTAGGTCACACCGGACCAGTCGTTGTTAT
It includes:
- a CDS encoding acyl-CoA thioesterase, which codes for MAIAFEENPKAMKFTKSFKVTPEMIDDNKHFNNVWSVQWIQDIAIAHSEEKGGMALMRQLGAGWMIRTQHIEYKNQAFLDDEIIGTTWVDGMSKLASLRKSQFVRASDGKVIFESETTWVFMDMTRGRPMAIPAEMWAVYQENP
- a CDS encoding pyridoxamine kinase, with translation MYKRVLTIQDISCFGQCSSTVALPVISACGIETAVMPSAVLSTHTGRFRGYTFRDLTDDMLPIRDHWVREGIKFDAFYTGYLGSVRQVDIVREIMATTGNPGSLRIVDPVLADAGKLYAGFDMKFVEAMKRLCAEADVLLPNISEACFLTGMEYTEVYDRTLITELCKRLCDLGAKCIVMTGIGFRDGYTGVAVFENGVLEHYEHKKVSMWCHGTGDLYASAFTGCIMRGKSKMEAVKIAADFTLKSIENTYGDEESHWYGVKFETALPTLIDSLR
- the glgB gene encoding 1,4-alpha-glucan branching protein GlgB; protein product: MEWNDFTSLTSDDMQAIWNFTTKDPFSILGIHPLNTDKGVKTVIRTYQPQASFIRGESCDGEFEFDFMKIGDTGFFEAILDKEYEPFFYNLIIRQNDGNEYTLTDPYAFLPVLSDFDRHLISAGTHYELYRKLGANLVEHQGFKGIHFAVWAPNAQAVSVIGNFNSWDGRRHQMRMLGSSGIWEIFIPNLGEGELYRFEIHGADGHLHVKVDPLAKLSEVRPATASITTHLDGYEWGDDLYMWTHTATKVFGSPMNIYEVHAGSWRRDPADPDRFLNWEELAETLIPYLKEMGYTHVEFLPLAEHPLDESWGYQVTGYYSPTSRYGTPDQFRKFVDLCHQNEIGVIIDWVPAHFPKDAHALGRFDGTACYEHADPRQGEHPHWGTYIFNLGRNEVKNFLIANAMYWLKEFHCDGLRVDAVASMLYLDYGKGPGEWVPNKDGGNINYDTLEFLKHLNSVMGRLAPHAILIAEESTSFPSITRPPEQGGLGFHYKWNMGWMNDFLSYIQHEPIHRKYHHNSLTFSMVYAYSENFIQVFSHDEVVHGKGSMLGKMPGDNWQKFANLRLTYAFQYAHPGKKLNFMGNEFGQFREWCEKRSLDWHLVSWDSHGKILAMMKDLNHIYKDNAPFWEIDHYHTGFEWIWCDDADNSIVSFVRKDDHGNEILCVFNFTPVVRNDYRLGAPTKGKWKEIFNTDASAYGGSNVGNFGEVWTQDIPWQNRAQSLNVQVPPLGAVFFKLER
- a CDS encoding carbohydrate-binding protein; this translates as MMKRTLTAATIAALSFGVTATMAQPKAPRVVPYKFFDEQYRPGGFDYAYGGKSKGITITKDGGYKSKAALNIKLDPSEYSGASVCLYNETFDLNKFMLDSRIEFMIKGKKGGEQVKIGLLDEEVSDGKKTQVVLPMNKYIEGGAVTTDWKKVSIPLVDFPDRGLYWDNTRKSEFPARIDWDKIAEIRFSIDKSGAGDFEVWVDNIEVVKGNKKAKPKAKIVYWDENNDVIDGPKNPEKLDGKVKPVANGTFYSNGLKGFSYSYGGLSAQREADSKTAGNPNVLALYIDNNDWSGVTYSLGEGKYIDLSKVRNKGGLYFWIKGKLGGEKVYVGILDNQGNDIKSQTKISLNDWIEGSKVGTDWKLVKIPLKKFGDKGKAWDANKQAEVAKDIQWNKIQEIRFSVGKGENQGEPGKPAPVTIFVDQITFTETIDWVDPDIKWDNWKSKAPDMVISDFEGKFAKDKWEPSFGPKSKAEIEMPFKSAKLDGNSLFIKHFEMSDWVDFVLDFTKNGANHDAKGRDWTNHWGIMFDVYSERAWQSITVQIGDAGNELFVSNTGVPRGRTTVIVPFRTFSKFPYYQPPTAKENGVFDLKGVVSLDFKPGGEGSNGSFEIDNIKLTNQKEVKQADRPAVVKVDVKGSSDVINPEISGGLFGINAALWDGDMLDNKKFKTQTWEYAKRINHGIIRYPGGLRADDDHWKEILDNHDWMVDTDEFLAWLKKTGSNAMFTVNFGSGTEQEAAAWVKHTNIDKKAGIMYWEIGNEVYGNWHPYYEKYGKDGGTIYGKRARKFIEAMKKVDPTIKVAVLGVLDGAWNDNVLKETADIADGLIVHHYPQHFGEENDFAMLSAPQDLTPIYSRLHKTVDKWSKGKDKKIELWLTEWNSVDFNPGPQTIALENGLFVADYLGMLATENVDNAQYWDIHNDITPEGGDYGYLTRSAEECMNCPRPSYWAFQMASDALRGKLLKTTITGDKESLLTTYYTENGKKKSLLVINKSPYSDYELKLDIPGFKGKAKMQTLDKTSEKLKEGWANDPSKKAKDVDLSKPVKVGKRTVNLIVLDK